The Henckelia pumila isolate YLH828 unplaced genomic scaffold, ASM3356847v2 CTG_477:::fragment_2:::debris, whole genome shotgun sequence genome has a window encoding:
- the LOC140872812 gene encoding uncharacterized protein, with translation MSTRNPLSAILKQNKLTGPNYQDWLRNLKIVLNSERIAYVLEKKPPKEAAPNISETELAKLEKWWDHDLQAKSYILASMSNELQRRFEDAANAADIHFHLKELYGVQTRSERHANVKELMTTRLREGASVHEHGVRMIGLVEKLVGLDVVMPHELSIDILLLSLPVLVRRICG, from the coding sequence ATGTCGACACGCAATCCACTTTCTGCTATTCTCAAACAAAACAAGCTAACCGGACCTAATTATCAAGACTGGCTAAGAAatctaaagattgttctaaactctgaGAGGATTGCGTATGTGCTTGAAAAGAAGCCACCGAAGGAAGCAGCTCCTAACATCAGTGAGactgagttagccaagcttgagaaatggtgggaccatgatctccAAGCTAAGAGCTACATCCTGGCTTCTATGTCGAATGAACTGCAAAGGCGGTTTGAGGATGCtgcgaatgctgctgacattcactttCATCTGAAAGAGTTATACGGTGTTCAAACTCGATCAGAAAGACATGCAAATGTGAAAGAACTCATGACTACACGCTTGCGAgaaggggcttcggtccatgagcatggtgttAGGATGATTGGGTTAGTTGAGAAATTAGTGGGACTCGATGTGGTTATGCCACATGAGCTCTCGATTGATATTCTCTTGTTGTCTTTACCTGTCCTCGTTCGACGGATTTGTggttaa